The Pseudanabaena sp. PCC 6802 genomic interval ACCCCAAAAATAAAACCCGTTCTCAAGTGAAAACCGCTATATATCGATAAATATGGGAATAAATGCAATCGCCTGTAGACATTTGCGCTCCATTTGTATTAGACTGATAACACGAATCTACAGTAATTCTATCGGAATAGTGTATTTAGTATGAAGGTAATCCCTAAAAACAGCAATGAAAATAGGCTTTTAGAGCAACCGCTTAGCGTACAAGACCTTTCTGTCCAGTCATTCCAGGCTTTGTTAAGCAACTTGCTAAGCAGCATGAAGGCAGGCTTTACGCTCAAGCAAGTGAGGGGAGGCCTAATGCTTGTGATGGGATATTTACTATCGCCCCTGTGCTGGTGGAACGACCTATTTTTCAATCTACCCGTCGCCTATGGTTTTGGGGTTATCTGCAGTTGGATTTCAGCAGACTTACTGATTCCTGGATCGATCGCAGGATACTGGCTTTCCAATATTGCAGGTATCCTCTTAATGCAAGCAGGTGCGGGCGATATGTTGCAAAAACGAGCAAAGGAGCGCGATCGCAAAAAGGAAATCCTGAGCGGTCTATTCACCTCAACCGCCTTCACAGCGATCGTTCTGGTCTTAATCCATCTTAATATCCTCGACACTCCCAATCTATTTAACGGTGGATAATATCGTGGACTATGTACTATTGACTGCGCTTAGCTTTGCCGTCGGTATTGTCGTTGGCTTGACGGGGATTGGCGGAGCTTCGCTAATTACACCCATGTTGATTTTGATATTTCGCGTTCCACCCGCGATCGCCGTTAGTTCTGATGTGGTAGCAGCCACGTTGATGAAGCTAATTGGAGGCTACAAACACTGGCAGCAAAAAACTCTCGATTTGCAGGTGGTCAAGTGGCTGGCACTGGGCAGCGTTCCAGGAACGCTGCTGGGGGTAGGAATCCTGCATCTACTCAAGCACGTTGGAATTAGTCTTGATGAAGTGCTCCTGCGCCTGCTGGGAATAGCAATCCTGTGCGTGACTTTATTGGCACTGCTGCAATTATTAATTTTGGTGTTCGTGCCTAAATTGAAGCTGCCAGAACCGCCGAAATTCGATTTAACTACTCAACTGGGGCGAATCTCAACCGTAGCGGTAGGAGCAGCTTTAGGTTGCGTTGTGGGCTTGACGAGCGTATCTTCGGGTTCGATGTTCGCACTCGTGCTAATTACTTTTTTCCACCTCGACGCTCGCAAACTCGTGGGAACTGATATCGCTCAAGCTGCGATTCTATTATTTTTTACATCACTGGGACATCTCAGTCTCGGTACGGTAGACTGGAGCCTGGTTTTGCCTATTTGGTTGGGGACGGTACCGGGGGTATTAATAGGTACAAAGCTGTGCAAGCTTACTCCTCAACGAACTCTGCGCTTGATTATATATTCTATTTTGATGATGGTGAGTTGGAAGTTAGTCTAC includes:
- a CDS encoding sulfite exporter TauE/SafE family protein — encoded protein: MDYVLLTALSFAVGIVVGLTGIGGASLITPMLILIFRVPPAIAVSSDVVAATLMKLIGGYKHWQQKTLDLQVVKWLALGSVPGTLLGVGILHLLKHVGISLDEVLLRLLGIAILCVTLLALLQLLILVFVPKLKLPEPPKFDLTTQLGRISTVAVGAALGCVVGLTSVSSGSMFALVLITFFHLDARKLVGTDIAQAAILLFFTSLGHLSLGTVDWSLVLPIWLGTVPGVLIGTKLCKLTPQRTLRLIIYSILMMVSWKLVYQA